From the genome of Acidimicrobiia bacterium, one region includes:
- a CDS encoding (Fe-S)-binding protein yields the protein MGWVTDHAPTGAELNACVRCGLCLPECPTFRLTGKESFSPRGRLMAMSAVADGVVEVDESFAGIMDSCLQCRACEVVCPSLVPFGRAMEGARAELAAQMPSRTRTARHLLVGRVLGS from the coding sequence ATGGGTTGGGTGACCGATCACGCACCCACCGGGGCTGAACTTAATGCCTGTGTTCGCTGTGGATTATGCCTCCCGGAATGCCCGACGTTCCGATTGACTGGCAAAGAGTCGTTTTCGCCGCGGGGCCGCCTGATGGCCATGTCGGCCGTCGCCGACGGCGTCGTTGAGGTGGACGAGAGCTTCGCGGGGATCATGGATTCGTGTCTTCAGTGCCGCGCCTGTGAGGTGGTCTGCCCATCATTGGTGCCATTCGGGCGAGCCATGGAGGGTGCCAGAGCCGAACTAGCTGCTCAGATGCCAAGTCGGACCCGCACGGCTCGCCACCTGCTGGTGGGCAGGGTGCTTGGCTC
- a CDS encoding FAD-binding oxidoreductase, translating to MTIAAVFASYVRPAVADSGLPECDLMVAPQTIDELEHILDLASEHQLKAVIWGGGTHQGIGGRIDPDLLIATSQLNRLIDWQPEDFTVTVEAGMRVSDLEEMLADRGQMAVLPELPGAATIGGVMAAGVSGWRRARYGPTRDRVLEVDLVTGDGRRVRAGGRVVKNVTGFDLPRLAVGSYGSLGVIAQACLKLWPEPSTKVTVSVADGDRALATAYRPTAVVESDGVAKVYLGGTEAEVDGQVEALDGTVVPGWSWEPEPTGVVGWSLRVPPASTRSAIERLPSGWRYQAGLGVGEIKAASVDAEGAAELRAWAESQGGALVIVSGPAGLYSDMDPWGTPPPGLDLQRELIRRFDPCRVVNPGRLPGGI from the coding sequence GTGACCATTGCCGCGGTGTTTGCCTCATATGTTCGGCCGGCCGTTGCCGACAGTGGACTTCCTGAGTGCGACCTGATGGTCGCCCCACAAACCATCGACGAGCTTGAGCATATTCTTGATCTGGCGAGCGAACATCAGCTCAAGGCCGTCATTTGGGGTGGTGGTACCCACCAGGGAATCGGGGGTCGAATCGACCCAGACCTCCTGATCGCCACTTCGCAGCTCAACCGGCTCATCGACTGGCAGCCGGAAGATTTCACCGTCACCGTCGAGGCTGGAATGCGCGTTTCGGACCTGGAGGAGATGCTGGCCGATCGCGGCCAGATGGCCGTGTTGCCGGAACTTCCGGGCGCCGCCACCATCGGCGGTGTGATGGCGGCCGGGGTTAGCGGGTGGCGGCGAGCCCGGTATGGACCCACCAGGGACCGGGTGCTCGAAGTCGATCTCGTCACCGGTGATGGGCGTCGAGTGCGCGCCGGGGGCCGGGTGGTCAAGAACGTCACCGGCTTCGACTTGCCCCGCCTGGCGGTCGGTTCGTATGGATCCCTCGGGGTGATCGCCCAGGCCTGCCTGAAGCTGTGGCCGGAGCCGTCCACAAAAGTCACCGTTTCGGTGGCCGACGGCGACAGAGCCCTGGCGACCGCCTACCGACCGACCGCCGTGGTTGAATCCGATGGGGTGGCGAAGGTCTACCTGGGCGGCACCGAAGCGGAAGTGGACGGCCAGGTTGAGGCGCTGGACGGAACGGTCGTTCCCGGTTGGTCCTGGGAACCCGAACCAACTGGAGTTGTTGGTTGGTCGCTGCGGGTGCCACCGGCTTCAACCCGAAGCGCGATCGAGCGATTGCCGTCCGGGTGGCGCTATCAGGCCGGGCTCGGCGTTGGCGAAATCAAGGCAGCCAGTGTTGACGCCGAAGGCGCCGCCGAGCTGAGAGCTTGGGCAGAGTCCCAGGGCGGGGCTCTGGTGATCGTCTCTGGACCGGCCGGGCTGTATTCAGACATGGACCCGTGGGGTACGCCCCCTCCAGGGCTCGACCTCCAACGGGAACTGATTCGCCGGTTCGATCCGTGCCGGGTGGTCAACCCTGGTCGGCTGCCCGGTGGTATCTGA